A window of Longispora fulva contains these coding sequences:
- the recR gene encoding recombination mediator RecR, translating to MYEGAIQDLIDELGQLPGIGPKSAQRLAFHILAADNADVHRLSAALNRVKELVRFCDVCFNVSENDSCRICRDPRRGTEVICVVEEPKDVVAIERTGEFRGKYHVLGGAINPLEGIGPDQLRIRELLLRLRGGEVKELILATDPNTEGEATATYLALLVKPMGLIVSRLASGLPVGGDLEYADEITLGRAFEGRRTV from the coding sequence GTGTACGAGGGTGCGATCCAGGACCTGATCGACGAGTTGGGGCAGCTGCCGGGCATCGGCCCGAAGAGCGCCCAGCGGCTCGCGTTCCACATTCTCGCCGCCGACAACGCCGACGTGCACCGGCTGTCCGCCGCCCTGAACAGGGTGAAGGAGCTGGTCCGGTTCTGCGACGTGTGCTTCAACGTCTCGGAGAACGACAGCTGCCGGATCTGCCGGGACCCCCGCCGGGGCACCGAGGTGATCTGCGTGGTCGAGGAGCCCAAGGACGTCGTCGCGATCGAGCGGACGGGCGAGTTCCGCGGCAAGTACCACGTGCTGGGTGGCGCGATCAACCCACTGGAGGGCATCGGCCCCGACCAGCTGCGGATCCGCGAGCTGCTCCTCCGGTTGCGGGGCGGCGAGGTGAAGGAGCTGATCCTGGCCACCGACCCGAACACCGAGGGCGAGGCGACAGCGACGTACCTGGCGCTGCTGGTCAAGCCGATGGGGCTGATCGTGAGCCGGTTGGCGAGTGGCCTGCCGGTGGGCGGCGACCTGGAGTACGCGGACGAGATCACCCTCGGCCGGGCCTTCGAGGGCCGGCGCACCGTCTAG
- a CDS encoding ABC transporter permease produces MIRFIVRRLLQLVPTMFGLSLLLFIWLHRLPGGPETSILGERATEERRAQIRASLGLDEPIWVQYGRFMRKLVAFDFGTSIQTGRPVMTEFGQRFPATLELTVTALVIAIGIGIPLGYMAARRRGSWLDNGTVMGSLLGVCVPVFFLAYVLKAIFSEYLHVFPSSGRQSDLLEATHVTGMFVLDGLITREWDAAGDALLHLVLPGIALASIPFAIIVRMTRASVLEVVGEDYVRTAEAKGLTERTVRGRHILRNALLPVATVIGLAVGGLLSGAVLTETVFAFGGIGSFLRDSIEFRDYPVLMGFIMMIALVYVLVNLAVDVSYGLIDPRVRVR; encoded by the coding sequence TTGATTCGCTTCATCGTCCGGCGGCTGCTGCAACTGGTACCGACCATGTTCGGCCTGTCGTTGCTCCTGTTCATCTGGCTGCACCGGCTGCCCGGCGGCCCCGAGACCTCGATCCTGGGCGAGCGGGCCACCGAGGAGCGCCGGGCCCAGATCCGGGCGTCCCTCGGCCTCGACGAGCCGATCTGGGTGCAGTACGGCCGGTTCATGCGCAAGCTCGTGGCCTTCGACTTCGGTACCTCGATCCAGACCGGCCGGCCGGTGATGACCGAGTTCGGCCAACGGTTCCCGGCGACCCTGGAGTTGACGGTCACAGCCCTGGTCATCGCGATCGGGATCGGCATCCCGCTGGGCTACATGGCCGCCCGCCGCCGGGGGAGCTGGCTCGACAACGGCACGGTGATGGGCTCGCTGCTCGGCGTGTGCGTGCCGGTGTTCTTCCTCGCCTACGTGCTCAAGGCGATCTTCTCCGAGTACCTGCACGTCTTCCCGTCCTCCGGCCGGCAGAGCGACCTGCTCGAGGCCACCCACGTGACCGGCATGTTCGTCCTCGACGGGTTGATCACCCGGGAGTGGGACGCGGCCGGTGACGCGCTGCTGCACCTGGTGCTGCCGGGGATCGCCCTGGCGAGCATCCCGTTCGCGATCATCGTGCGGATGACCCGGGCCAGTGTCCTGGAGGTCGTCGGCGAGGACTACGTGCGCACCGCCGAGGCCAAGGGCCTGACCGAGCGGACCGTGCGCGGCCGGCACATCCTGCGCAACGCCCTGCTCCCGGTGGCCACGGTCATCGGCCTGGCGGTCGGCGGGCTGCTGTCCGGCGCGGTGCTGACGGAGACGGTGTTCGCGTTCGGCGGGATCGGCTCGTTCCTGCGGGACTCCATCGAGTTCCGCGACTATCCGGTACTGATGGGCTTCATCATGATGATCGCGCTCGTCTACGTCCTGGTGAACCTCGCCGTGGACGTCTCCTATGGATTGATCGACCCACGGGTGAGGGTGCGATGA
- a CDS encoding ABC transporter permease, whose translation MSRKKDRIDQLAELAGTRAETGESLWRVAFKRVRRSPTAIVGAVIIAVFLLIALLGPLFAPHDPVAQTWRGDISESMGLFPGPRSGNLLGVDSLGRDEFSRLVIGARISLLVGVLATVFGLVIGAALGIASGTAAGLGGRVGGWIDSVIMRFIDILLSVPGLLLAISLAAMIGNGLPTVMIAVGTINVPIFARLLRGSMLAQAHSDYVLASTALGVRKPRIVFSHIVPNSIAPVIVQATLTLAVAIIEAAGLSFLGLGNANSSYPEWGVMLADAQRYLSVAPRLSIFPAVAIIITALGFTLLGESMREALDPKLRR comes from the coding sequence ATGAGTCGGAAGAAGGACCGGATCGACCAGCTCGCCGAGCTGGCCGGCACCCGGGCGGAGACCGGCGAGAGCCTGTGGCGGGTCGCGTTCAAGCGGGTCCGGCGCAGCCCCACGGCCATCGTCGGCGCCGTGATCATCGCGGTATTCCTGCTGATCGCGCTGCTCGGCCCGCTGTTCGCGCCGCACGACCCGGTCGCCCAGACCTGGCGGGGCGACATCAGCGAGTCGATGGGCCTGTTCCCCGGCCCCCGGTCCGGCAACCTGCTCGGCGTGGACAGCCTCGGCCGCGACGAGTTCAGCCGGCTCGTGATCGGCGCGCGGATCTCGCTGCTGGTCGGGGTGCTGGCGACGGTGTTCGGGCTGGTCATCGGCGCGGCGCTCGGGATCGCCTCTGGCACGGCAGCCGGGCTGGGTGGCCGGGTCGGCGGCTGGATCGACTCCGTGATCATGCGGTTCATCGACATCCTGCTGTCGGTACCGGGCCTATTGCTCGCGATCAGCCTCGCCGCCATGATCGGCAACGGGCTGCCCACGGTGATGATCGCCGTCGGGACGATCAACGTGCCGATCTTCGCCCGGCTGCTCCGGGGCTCCATGCTCGCCCAGGCCCACTCGGACTACGTGCTGGCCTCGACGGCGCTCGGCGTCCGCAAGCCCAGGATCGTGTTCAGCCACATCGTGCCCAACTCGATCGCACCCGTGATCGTGCAGGCCACGCTGACCCTGGCCGTGGCGATCATCGAGGCGGCCGGGCTGTCGTTCCTCGGGCTGGGCAACGCCAACTCGTCGTACCCGGAATGGGGGGTCATGCTGGCCGACGCGCAGCGCTACCTGTCCGTCGCGCCCCGGCTGTCCATCTTCCCCGCGGTCGCGATCATCATCACGGCGCTCGGGTTCACCCTGCTGGGTGAGTCGATGCGCGAGGCCCTCGACCCGAAGCTCCGGCGGTGA
- a CDS encoding YbaB/EbfC family nucleoid-associated protein, producing the protein MQKIMQQAAQMQQQVAAAQQQLAETEVSGSSGGGLVTAVVTGAGELRSIKIDPKVVDADDVETLEDLIIAAVHVANGEAQKLTEKIMGPITGALGGLGLPGM; encoded by the coding sequence ATGCAGAAGATCATGCAGCAGGCTGCCCAGATGCAGCAGCAGGTGGCGGCGGCCCAGCAGCAGCTCGCCGAGACCGAGGTCAGCGGCAGTTCCGGCGGTGGCCTGGTGACGGCCGTCGTGACGGGCGCCGGGGAGCTCCGCAGCATCAAGATCGACCCGAAGGTCGTGGACGCCGACGACGTCGAGACCCTCGAGGACCTCATCATCGCGGCCGTGCACGTGGCCAACGGCGAGGCCCAGAAGCTCACCGAGAAGATCATGGGACCGATCACCGGCGCGCTCGGTGGCCTCGGTCTCCCGGGGATGTAG
- a CDS encoding ABC transporter ATP-binding protein, whose translation MSLLDVQDLTVAFTRRGEPDVLAVDGVSFTVEEGKIVGLVGESGCGKSVTSLAIMGLLPRRGVRLGGKALFEGTDLLQLDPGAMRDVRGRDVAMIFQDPLSSLNPVISIGLQVTEVLRRHRGLKGDAATREAAELLDRVGIPDPKRRLREYPHQLSGGMRQRALIAMAVACRPRLLIADEPTTALDVTIQAQILELLKDLVREFGTSMIMITHDLGVVAGLCDTVNVLYSGRVIEAAGRRPLFAAPRHPYTHGLLGSIPRLDADVDEALRPIRGSVRDALPWAKGCAFQPRCDRAVERCVGGAPELEDTFTGHLCRCVNPVSHEERV comes from the coding sequence ATGAGCCTGCTCGACGTGCAGGACCTGACCGTGGCGTTCACCCGACGCGGCGAGCCCGACGTGCTCGCGGTCGACGGGGTGAGCTTCACGGTCGAGGAGGGCAAGATCGTCGGCCTGGTCGGCGAGTCCGGCTGCGGCAAGAGCGTGACGTCGCTGGCGATCATGGGGCTGCTGCCCCGGCGCGGCGTCCGACTCGGCGGCAAGGCCCTTTTCGAGGGCACCGACCTGCTCCAGCTCGACCCGGGCGCCATGCGCGACGTCCGCGGCCGGGACGTGGCCATGATCTTCCAGGACCCGCTGTCCTCGCTGAACCCGGTGATCTCCATCGGGCTGCAGGTCACCGAGGTGCTCCGCCGGCACCGGGGGCTCAAGGGCGACGCTGCGACCCGGGAGGCGGCCGAACTGCTCGACCGGGTCGGCATCCCGGACCCGAAGCGTCGGCTGCGGGAGTATCCGCACCAGCTCTCCGGCGGGATGCGGCAGCGCGCGCTGATCGCGATGGCCGTCGCGTGCCGGCCCCGGCTCCTGATCGCCGACGAGCCGACGACCGCGCTCGACGTGACGATCCAGGCGCAGATCCTCGAGCTGCTCAAGGACCTGGTCCGGGAGTTCGGCACCTCCATGATCATGATCACCCACGATCTCGGGGTGGTCGCCGGGCTGTGCGACACCGTCAACGTCCTCTACTCGGGGCGGGTGATCGAGGCGGCCGGGAGGAGGCCGTTGTTCGCGGCGCCCCGGCATCCGTACACCCATGGCTTGTTGGGGTCGATTCCCCGGCTCGACGCCGACGTCGACGAGGCGCTGCGGCCGATCCGCGGGTCGGTGCGCGACGCGCTGCCGTGGGCGAAGGGCTGCGCGTTCCAGCCCCGGTGCGACCGGGCGGTCGAGAGGTGCGTCGGCGGGGCGCCGGAGTTGGAGGACACGTTCACGGGGCATCTGTGCCGGTGCGTGAACCCGGTGAGCCACGAGGAGCGGGTATGA
- a CDS encoding MFS transporter, with product MLLKSAAGRGTLAATVLASGMAILDGTVVNVALPHLGKDLHAGLDGLQWTVNGYALTLAAFVLLGGALGDRYGRRQVFLIGVVWFTLASVLCGVSVSIGMLIAARILQGIGAALLVPGSLAIIQSVFDPDERGKAIGAWSGLGGIAIAAGPFVGGWLIDTLGWRWVFYINVPLAVLTVVLTLVYTPETRSPEARARFDVPGALLTAVCLGSTTYALIEGNLPAGLLGIVAGVAFLYVERRSTAPMLPLHLFRSREFSVINGVTLFVYAAVYGVAFFLPVFLQVSAGYSALAAGLSLLPFTLVLLFFSSRAGALGHRLGPRIPLTVGPVISAAGCLLLIGAGESYWLRVLPGVLVLGVGMTTLVAPLTAGVLAAAPDRFAGVASGINNAVSRAAGLLSVAALPALAGLSVGSYTNAVAFASGYRIAMAFCAGLMVCGGLTAGVLLRSGPSKAAA from the coding sequence ATGTTGTTGAAGTCGGCGGCGGGTCGCGGGACGTTGGCCGCGACCGTGCTCGCCTCGGGCATGGCCATCCTCGACGGGACGGTCGTCAACGTCGCGCTGCCGCACCTCGGTAAGGACCTGCACGCCGGGCTCGACGGACTCCAGTGGACGGTCAACGGCTACGCGCTGACCCTCGCGGCGTTCGTGCTGCTCGGTGGCGCACTGGGCGACCGGTACGGCCGCAGGCAGGTCTTCCTGATCGGCGTCGTGTGGTTCACGCTGGCGTCGGTGCTGTGCGGGGTGTCGGTCAGCATCGGCATGCTGATCGCGGCCCGGATCCTGCAGGGGATCGGCGCGGCGCTGCTGGTGCCGGGGTCGCTGGCGATCATCCAGTCGGTGTTCGACCCCGACGAGCGCGGCAAGGCGATCGGCGCGTGGTCCGGCCTCGGCGGGATCGCGATCGCCGCCGGCCCGTTCGTCGGCGGTTGGCTGATCGACACCCTCGGCTGGCGGTGGGTCTTCTACATCAACGTCCCGCTGGCGGTGCTGACCGTCGTGCTGACCCTGGTGTACACGCCTGAGACCCGTTCACCGGAGGCCCGAGCGCGGTTCGACGTCCCCGGCGCGCTGCTCACCGCCGTGTGCCTGGGCAGCACGACCTACGCCCTGATCGAGGGCAACCTCCCGGCGGGACTCCTCGGCATCGTCGCCGGGGTGGCCTTCCTCTATGTCGAGCGCCGCAGCACGGCCCCGATGCTCCCGCTGCACCTGTTCCGGAGCCGGGAGTTCAGCGTGATCAACGGCGTGACCCTCTTCGTGTACGCGGCCGTCTACGGCGTCGCCTTCTTCCTCCCGGTGTTCCTCCAGGTCTCCGCCGGGTACTCCGCGCTCGCCGCCGGCCTGTCCCTGCTGCCGTTCACGCTGGTCCTGTTGTTCTTCTCGTCGCGGGCCGGCGCGCTCGGGCACCGGCTCGGGCCGCGGATCCCGCTGACCGTCGGGCCGGTGATCAGCGCGGCCGGGTGTCTGCTGCTGATCGGTGCCGGCGAGTCGTACTGGCTGCGGGTGCTGCCCGGGGTGCTCGTCCTCGGAGTCGGGATGACGACGCTGGTCGCGCCGTTGACGGCCGGGGTGCTGGCCGCGGCCCCCGACCGGTTCGCCGGGGTGGCCAGCGGGATCAACAACGCGGTGTCCCGGGCTGCGGGGTTGTTGTCGGTGGCGGCGCTGCCGGCGTTGGCGGGGCTGTCGGTGGGGTCGTACACGAACGCGGTGGCCTTCGCGAGCGGGTACAGGATCGCGATGGCCTTCTGTGCCGGCCTGATGGTGTGCGGCGGCCTGACGGCCGGTGTCCTCCTCCGCTCCGGGCCGTCGAAGGCGGCCGCCTAA
- a CDS encoding alkaline phosphatase family protein, whose protein sequence is MAFSPSRRIVVFGVDGVRTDTLAAARTPRIDAIAADGFHVAFELNDLAPTVSGPGWSNVATGVWADKHNIDGNIFADHRLADYPDFLTRLRTAWPEIRTYAAADWPPLVGPDCEGPVFANPHRVLRLEASSHDYDSTGADIALDAARTLGEGDYHAAFVYFGEPDEICHHEGVTPNYLAAVERADARIGQVLDAIRARPGYAAEEWTFVVVTDHGHIDTGGHGGRDPWEARAWIAASGPGIPTGEVTAEHADIAPSVFAALGLDVEAEWGLEGVPFGQRKA, encoded by the coding sequence ATGGCCTTCTCACCCAGCCGCCGGATCGTCGTGTTCGGAGTCGACGGCGTCCGGACCGACACCCTCGCGGCGGCGCGCACCCCCCGGATCGACGCGATCGCCGCCGACGGCTTCCACGTCGCGTTCGAGCTGAACGACCTCGCGCCCACCGTCTCCGGGCCGGGCTGGTCCAACGTAGCCACCGGGGTCTGGGCCGACAAGCACAACATCGACGGCAACATCTTCGCCGACCACCGGCTCGCCGACTACCCGGACTTCCTCACCCGGCTGCGCACCGCCTGGCCGGAGATCCGGACCTACGCCGCCGCCGACTGGCCGCCGTTGGTCGGTCCCGACTGCGAGGGCCCCGTGTTCGCCAACCCCCATCGGGTACTGCGGCTGGAAGCCTCCTCCCATGACTACGACTCGACCGGGGCCGACATCGCACTCGACGCCGCCCGCACGCTCGGCGAGGGCGACTACCACGCGGCGTTCGTCTACTTCGGCGAGCCGGACGAGATCTGCCACCACGAGGGCGTCACGCCGAACTACCTGGCGGCGGTGGAGCGGGCCGACGCGCGGATCGGCCAGGTGCTCGACGCGATCCGGGCCCGCCCCGGGTACGCGGCGGAGGAGTGGACGTTCGTCGTCGTCACCGACCACGGGCACATCGACACGGGCGGGCACGGCGGGCGGGACCCGTGGGAGGCGCGGGCGTGGATCGCTGCCAGTGGGCCCGGGATTCCGACGGGCGAGGTGACCGCCGAACACGCGGACATCGCGCCGAGCGTGTTCGCGGCCCTGGGCCTGGACGTCGAGGCGGAGTGGGGCCTGGAAGGCGTCCCGTTCGGCCAGCGGAAGGCCTGA
- a CDS encoding DUF3592 domain-containing protein: MSRLSGSARSPHSASVVVALIGLFAATLGLWNWSVTSGLRDRGVETTGVSVEGPRTRQGGQTWVLEYSDPRGELVRCGRVDGVPPGAGKGWRIRYDPQRPTRCAFSNDPLPLGGQVTLTVAGLLVLLAGLGWIVVWLLPDPGRVARAAGGSRKGR, translated from the coding sequence GGTAGCGCCAGGTCCCCGCACTCGGCGTCCGTGGTCGTCGCGCTGATCGGCCTGTTCGCCGCGACTTTGGGACTGTGGAACTGGTCCGTCACGTCGGGCCTGCGGGACCGGGGCGTGGAGACGACCGGGGTGTCCGTCGAGGGGCCGAGGACCCGCCAGGGGGGACAGACCTGGGTGCTCGAGTACAGCGACCCCCGTGGCGAGCTGGTGCGCTGCGGCCGGGTGGACGGCGTGCCGCCGGGGGCGGGCAAGGGGTGGCGGATCCGCTACGACCCGCAGCGCCCCACCCGGTGCGCCTTCTCCAACGACCCGCTGCCGCTGGGCGGCCAGGTCACCCTGACCGTCGCCGGGCTCCTCGTCCTGCTCGCCGGCCTCGGCTGGATCGTGGTGTGGCTGCTGCCCGACCCCGGCCGGGTCGCCCGCGCGGCCGGGGGCTCCCGAAAGGGACGATAG
- a CDS encoding HNH endonuclease family protein, whose protein sequence is MSSLTRGIALLVTAALVGGCVQPATGSSSDKPSNSPEKASTAKQQLAALKTAASRSMAGYSREKFPHWRSQGDGCDTREFVLKRAGKAVKTDSACKVTAGTWLSPYDDAKHTVANDMDIDHMVPLANAWRSGANDWTNDKRSDFANDLDRPQLFAVTASVNRAKGDQDPSTWKPPSRAYWCSYAESWITVKSYWQLTVTEAERTALTDMLGTCT, encoded by the coding sequence GTGTCCTCCCTCACGCGCGGTATCGCACTCCTCGTCACCGCCGCCCTGGTCGGCGGCTGCGTCCAGCCGGCCACCGGCTCGTCCTCCGACAAACCCAGCAACTCCCCCGAGAAGGCCTCGACCGCCAAGCAGCAGCTCGCGGCCCTGAAGACCGCCGCGTCGCGGTCCATGGCGGGGTACAGCCGGGAGAAGTTCCCGCACTGGCGCTCCCAGGGCGACGGCTGCGACACCCGCGAGTTCGTCCTGAAGCGCGCGGGCAAGGCGGTCAAGACCGACAGCGCCTGCAAGGTCACGGCCGGCACCTGGCTCAGTCCGTACGACGACGCGAAGCACACCGTCGCCAACGACATGGACATCGACCACATGGTGCCGCTGGCCAACGCCTGGCGCTCCGGGGCCAACGACTGGACGAACGACAAGCGCAGCGACTTCGCCAACGATCTCGACCGACCACAACTCTTCGCGGTCACAGCTTCCGTGAACCGCGCCAAGGGTGACCAGGATCCTTCCACGTGGAAGCCCCCGAGCCGGGCATACTGGTGCAGTTACGCGGAGAGCTGGATCACAGTCAAGTCGTACTGGCAGCTCACCGTCACGGAAGCGGAGCGCACCGCGCTCACCGACATGCTGGGGACGTGCACATGA
- a CDS encoding ABC transporter ATP-binding protein has protein sequence MTLLSVQGLKVHFPIRRGVLFDRTVGHVYAVDGVDLEVPRGGTYGLVGESGCGKSTLGRALLRLSPVTAGRVVFDGVDVAALNGEALRKSRRRMQMIFQDPMSSLDPRQNVESILTEGLVAHGLGVNAAQRRTKVMETLDAVGLPRWAMSRYPHEFSGGQRQRIGIARALVLGPELIVADEPVSALDVSIQAQVINLLEELQAELGLTYLVIAHDLAVVKHISDVVGVMYLGGLVEEAPSRELYATPLHPYTRALMSAVPVPDPEVEDRRERILLRGDLPSPANPPSGCRFNTRCPWAQAKCATERPELVEVRPGHKVACHFTAEIDAGVLARN, from the coding sequence ATGACGCTGTTGTCCGTGCAGGGCCTCAAGGTGCACTTCCCGATCCGGCGCGGCGTCCTGTTCGACCGCACGGTCGGCCACGTGTACGCCGTCGACGGCGTCGACCTCGAAGTCCCCCGGGGTGGCACGTACGGCCTGGTCGGCGAGTCGGGCTGCGGCAAGTCGACCCTCGGCCGGGCGCTGCTGCGGCTCAGCCCGGTCACCGCCGGCCGGGTCGTGTTCGACGGCGTGGACGTCGCGGCGCTGAACGGCGAGGCGCTGCGGAAGAGTCGGCGCCGGATGCAGATGATCTTCCAGGATCCGATGTCCAGCCTGGATCCCCGGCAGAACGTCGAGTCCATCCTCACCGAGGGACTGGTCGCGCACGGCCTCGGTGTCAACGCCGCGCAACGGCGGACCAAGGTGATGGAGACCCTGGACGCGGTCGGGCTGCCCCGGTGGGCCATGTCCCGGTACCCGCACGAGTTCTCCGGTGGCCAACGCCAGCGGATCGGCATCGCCCGGGCCCTGGTCCTCGGCCCCGAGCTGATCGTCGCCGACGAACCGGTCTCGGCCCTCGACGTGTCCATCCAGGCCCAGGTCATCAACCTGCTGGAGGAGCTCCAGGCCGAACTGGGCCTGACCTACCTCGTGATCGCCCACGACCTCGCCGTCGTCAAGCACATCTCCGACGTCGTCGGCGTGATGTACCTGGGCGGGCTCGTCGAGGAGGCCCCGTCCCGGGAGCTGTACGCGACGCCGCTGCATCCGTACACCCGGGCGCTGATGTCGGCCGTGCCCGTGCCCGACCCGGAGGTCGAGGACCGGCGGGAGCGGATCCTGCTCCGGGGCGACCTGCCGTCGCCGGCCAACCCGCCGTCGGGCTGCCGGTTCAACACCCGCTGCCCGTGGGCGCAGGCCAAGTGCGCGACCGAGCGGCCGGAGCTGGTCGAGGTGCGCCCCGGCCACAAGGTGGCGTGCCACTTCACGGCGGAGATCGACGCGGGGGTACTCGCCCGGAACTGA
- a CDS encoding alpha/beta fold hydrolase, with product MGSGPPLVCVPGGPGQAVEYLADLGGLSAHRTLVLLDNRGTGASEVPADPGTYRVDRLPEDVEALRAHLGLDRMDLFGHSASGGVCMLYAARYPHRLDRLVLVDPSLRVTGIQSDVGVEEVLAERAAEPWFAEAVAALTAEAGTPEELERYRWLSAPLLYGAWNAAAQAQAAAEPGQFAAPATDGFYADFEPDPTLPARLADLPTPVLLVVGEHDIWPTREAVRALADLFGNADLVVLPGAGHFPWVDDPAAFAATVASFLTGAAG from the coding sequence ATCGGTTCCGGCCCGCCGCTGGTCTGCGTGCCGGGCGGGCCGGGCCAGGCCGTCGAGTACCTGGCCGATCTCGGGGGGCTGTCCGCGCACCGGACACTCGTCCTGCTCGACAACCGGGGCACCGGCGCGTCGGAGGTACCGGCGGACCCAGGGACCTACCGGGTCGACCGGCTCCCCGAGGACGTCGAGGCGCTGCGCGCGCACCTCGGCCTCGACCGGATGGACCTGTTCGGGCACTCCGCGAGTGGCGGCGTCTGCATGCTCTACGCCGCGCGGTATCCGCACCGGCTCGACCGCCTCGTGCTGGTCGACCCGTCCCTGCGGGTGACCGGCATCCAGTCCGACGTGGGCGTCGAGGAGGTGCTGGCCGAGCGGGCGGCGGAGCCGTGGTTCGCGGAAGCGGTCGCGGCGCTGACCGCGGAGGCCGGCACCCCGGAGGAGTTGGAACGCTACCGCTGGCTGTCGGCCCCGCTGCTCTACGGCGCGTGGAACGCCGCGGCGCAGGCCCAGGCCGCCGCCGAGCCGGGGCAGTTCGCGGCACCAGCGACCGACGGGTTCTACGCGGACTTCGAGCCCGACCCGACCCTGCCGGCGCGGCTCGCGGACCTGCCGACCCCCGTGCTGCTGGTGGTCGGCGAGCACGACATCTGGCCCACCCGGGAGGCGGTGCGCGCGCTGGCGGACCTGTTCGGGAACGCCGACCTGGTGGTACTGCCGGGAGCCGGGCACTTCCCGTGGGTGGACGACCCGGCGGCGTTCGCGGCCACCGTGGCGTCGTTCCTCACCGGCGCGGCCGGATAG
- a CDS encoding ABC transporter substrate-binding protein, with the protein MQRSRFRTACAVAAIAALTVGIAGCAESKRDNSSTSKDKTLVFGTAGEPKVLDPALATDGETYRPPRQVLETLIGNEQGSAKLVPRLAEKWDVSPDGTVWTFNLRKGVKFHDGTDFNADAVCQNFNRWFNFTGLYQNVAEYWLDTFGGFAKSESPTAPPSNFKSCAAKDSNTAVISLNKPTSRLPGAFTLPAMSIQSPKALAEYANESMSGDAKNLTYPKYALEKMVGTGPFKFVSWDRANKKITMERNDGYWGDKAKIAKLIFRAIPDENARRQALEAGEIQGYDLVAPADVPSLTSKGFDVPARPPFNILYLGMGQDNPKLADVRVRQAIAYAVDREALVKSKLPNGAKVADQFMPDSVEGYASDVKKYPHDVAKAKSLLAEAGATGVELKFYYPTEVTRPYMPNPKDIFEILKAGLEEAGIKVTPVPEKWSPTYLDDVRAGKPDLWIVGWTGDYNEGYNFVGTFFGRQKPEWSFDNVALRDALAKVDIEPSREKRIEMYKDINKQIMEFLPGVPLSSSPPSIAFAKNVKGVKPSPLTDEKFYTAEFTS; encoded by the coding sequence ATGCAACGAAGCAGGTTCAGGACCGCTTGCGCGGTCGCGGCGATCGCGGCATTGACCGTCGGCATCGCCGGTTGCGCCGAGAGCAAGCGCGATAACAGTTCGACCAGCAAGGACAAGACCCTCGTCTTCGGTACCGCGGGCGAGCCCAAGGTGCTGGACCCGGCCCTGGCCACGGACGGCGAGACCTACCGTCCGCCGCGGCAGGTCCTGGAGACCCTGATCGGCAACGAGCAGGGTTCCGCGAAGCTCGTGCCCCGCCTCGCCGAGAAGTGGGACGTCTCCCCGGATGGCACGGTGTGGACGTTCAACCTGCGCAAGGGCGTCAAGTTCCACGATGGCACGGACTTCAACGCCGACGCGGTCTGCCAGAACTTCAACCGTTGGTTCAACTTCACCGGCCTGTACCAGAACGTCGCGGAGTACTGGCTGGACACCTTCGGCGGCTTCGCGAAGAGCGAGAGCCCGACCGCGCCGCCGTCGAACTTCAAGAGCTGCGCCGCGAAGGACTCGAACACCGCGGTGATCTCCCTGAACAAGCCGACGAGCCGGCTGCCGGGCGCGTTCACGCTGCCGGCGATGTCGATCCAGAGCCCGAAGGCCCTCGCGGAGTACGCGAACGAGTCGATGAGCGGGGACGCCAAGAACCTGACGTACCCGAAGTACGCGCTCGAGAAGATGGTGGGCACCGGCCCGTTCAAGTTCGTCAGCTGGGACCGGGCGAACAAGAAGATCACCATGGAGCGCAACGACGGCTACTGGGGTGACAAGGCCAAGATCGCCAAGCTGATCTTCCGCGCGATCCCGGACGAGAACGCCCGTCGCCAGGCCCTCGAAGCCGGTGAGATCCAGGGCTACGACCTGGTCGCCCCGGCCGACGTGCCCTCGCTGACCAGCAAGGGCTTCGACGTCCCGGCCCGCCCGCCGTTCAACATCCTCTACCTGGGCATGGGTCAGGACAACCCGAAGCTCGCCGACGTCAGGGTCCGGCAGGCCATCGCCTACGCGGTGGACCGCGAGGCGCTGGTCAAGTCGAAGCTGCCGAACGGTGCCAAGGTCGCCGACCAGTTCATGCCGGACTCGGTCGAGGGCTACGCGTCGGACGTGAAGAAGTACCCGCACGACGTCGCCAAGGCCAAGAGCCTGCTGGCCGAGGCCGGCGCGACCGGGGTCGAGCTGAAGTTCTACTACCCGACCGAGGTCACCCGGCCGTACATGCCGAACCCGAAGGACATCTTCGAGATCCTCAAGGCCGGGCTGGAAGAGGCCGGGATCAAGGTGACCCCGGTGCCGGAGAAGTGGTCGCCGACCTACCTGGACGACGTCCGGGCCGGCAAGCCGGACCTGTGGATCGTCGGCTGGACCGGTGACTACAACGAGGGCTACAACTTCGTCGGCACGTTCTTCGGCCGGCAGAAGCCCGAGTGGAGCTTCGACAACGTCGCTCTGCGCGACGCCCTGGCGAAGGTGGACATCGAGCCGAGCCGCGAGAAGCGGATCGAGATGTACAAGGACATCAACAAGCAGATCATGGAGTTCCTCCCCGGTGTGCCGCTGTCCTCCTCCCCGCCGTCGATCGCGTTCGCCAAGAACGTCAAGGGCGTCAAGCCGAGCCCGCTGACCGACGAGAAGTTCTACACGGCCGAGTTCACGTCCTGA